A part of Miscanthus floridulus cultivar M001 chromosome 6, ASM1932011v1, whole genome shotgun sequence genomic DNA contains:
- the LOC136457434 gene encoding protein BZR1 homolog 2-like, with translation MASGGSGGGLDAAGAGGRMPTWRERENNKRRERRRRAIAAKIFAGLRAHGGYKLPKHCDNNEVLKALCNEAGWVVEPDGTTYRKGSKPMERMDHIGCSVSPSPCSSYQVSPRASYNASPTSSSFPSGASSPFLPPNEMVNGGIDGHPILPWLKTFSNGTPSKKHPLLPPLLIHGGSISAPVTPPLSSPSARTPRMKTDWDEATVQPPWHGANSPTIVNSTPPSPGRSIAPDPAWLAGIQISSTSPNSPTFSLVSTNPFSVFKESIPVGNLSSRMCTPGQSGTCSPAIPGMPRHSDVHMMDVVSDEFAFGSSTNGAQQAAGLVRAWEGERIHEDSGSDDLELTLKL, from the exons ATGGCGAGTGGTGGCAGCGGGGGCGGCCTGGACGCGGCGGGCGCGGGGGGCCGGATGCCCACGTGGAGGGAACGCGAGAACAACAAGCGccgggagcgccgccgccgcgcgatCGCCGCCAAGATCTTCGCGGGCCTCCGCGCGCACGGCGGGTACAAGCTGCCCAAGCACTGCGACAACAACGAGGTGCTCAAGGCGCTCTGCAACGAGGCCGGATGGGTCGTCGAGCCCGACGGCACCACCTACCGCAAG GGAAGCAAGCCCATGGAACGCATGGATCATATCGGTTGCTCTGTGTCACCAAGCCCATGTTCCTCATACCAAGTCAGCCCACGAGCATCATACAACGCAAGCCCTACTTCCTCGTCATTCCCTAGTGGCGCATCTTCCCCCTTCCTTCCTCCCAACGAAATGGTCAATGGTGGTATCGACGGCCATCCAATCCTACCATGGCTTAAGACATTCTCCAACGGTACTCCATCAAAGAAACACCCGCTTCTCCCACCACTGTTGATCCACGGTGGCTCAATCAGTGCTCCAGTAACCCCTCCTCTAAGCTCACCGTCTGCCCGGACACCTCGGATGAAGACAGACTGGGATGAAGCAACCGTCCAGCCTCCATGGCACGGTGCAAACAGCCCCACAATAGTGAACTCCACCCCGCCCAGCCCCGGGCGGTCCATTGCTCCTGACCCGGCATGGCTTGCCGGCATCCAAATCTCATCGACCAGCCCAAATTCCCCAACCTTCAGCCTCGTGTCCACCAATCCGTTCAGCGTCTTCAAAGAGTCTATCCCGGTCGGCAATTTGTCGTCGAGGATGTGCACGCCAGGGCAGAGCGGCACTTGCTCCCCTGCTATCCCGGGCATGCCCCGGCACTCAGACGTTCACATGATGGATGTGGTCTCCGACGAGTTTGCGTTCGGGAGCAGCACGAACGGCGCTCAGCAGGCTGCTGGGTTGGTCAGGGCATGGGAAGGCGAGCGGATCCATGAGGACTCGGGGTCAGACGACCTGGAGCTTACGCTGAAGCTCTAG
- the LOC136457435 gene encoding uncharacterized protein, translating to MALSAGRRLSTTASASSAAAAAPPKLSSLFRNPKPRPRPDPGVEAPRRGPRPRPRQPWEEEARALLRRLHEVGYLPGPDLSSAPHAVSPDAVKTAAERFGHAHQPVAKWLSGSDLKKVALFGCPTVERRTVFASKRLRAFFNIQEDKICSSCKLRSSCKFVNQEVPRHNKVILSDTMRVVSLFVLDACAQQLQVTAELKVSICKLLKDTINLSS from the exons ATGGCGCTCTCCGCCGGTCGCCGGCTCTCCACCACCGCGTCCGCCTCCTCCGcagccgccgcggcgccgccgaAGCTCTCCTCGCTGTTCCGCAACCCGAAGCCTCGACCGCGGCCGGACCCCGGCGTCGAGGCGCCGCGGCGGGGGCCGAGGCCCAGGCCGAGGCAGCCGTGGGAGGAGGAGGCGAGGGCGCTGCTGCGGCGGCTCCACGAGGTGGGCTACCTCCCGGGGCCCGACCTCTCTTCGGCGCCGCACGCTGTCTCCCCCGACGCCGTCAAGACCGCCGCCGAGCGGTTCGGGCACGCCCACCAGCCCGTCGCCAA ATGGCTGTCTGGGAGTGATTTGAAGAAGGTTGCCTTGTTTGGGTGTCCCACTGTTGAGCGAAGAACGGTTTTCGCATCAAAAAGATTAAGAGCCTTCTTCAACATCCAGGAAGACAAA ATATGCAGCTCTTGTAAACTGAGAAGTTCGTGCAAGTTTGTGAACCAGGAAGTGCCTAGGCATAATAAAGTGATTCTATCAGATACGATGAGAGTTGTTTCTTTGTTTGTACTGGATGCTTGCGCGCAGCAACTCCAGGTTACTGCTGAGTTAAAAGTCAGCATCTGCAAGCTGCTAAAGGACACCATAAATCTTAGCAGTTAA